DNA from Roseimicrobium sp. ORNL1:
GTTGCAGATGGAGGTCATCCCGTTTGATCTTCGCGAATGCGTGGAGTCGTCCTTCGATCTGGTGTCCGGCCAGGCATCGCGGAAGAAGCTGGATCTCCTCTACTGGATCGAGCCCACCGTGCCTGCCTTCCTGCTGGGCGATCCTACCCGGCTTCGCCAGATCCTGGTAAACTTCATCTCCAACGCTGTGAAGTTCACCGAGCGGGGGGAAGTCTTCGTGCGCATCTGCCGCAAGAGCGCGCCAGATGTCCCGGACAAGCTGCACCTCTCCGTGCGCGACACCGGCATCGGCATTTCTCCGGAGCACCAGCACCGCCTCTTCCAGTCCTTCAGCCAGGTGGACTCCTCCACCAGTCGCAAGTACGGCGGCACGGGGCTGGGCCTGGCCATCTGCCACCGTCTCATCTCCATGATGGAAGGAAGGGTGTGGGTGGAATCCGAACCCGGAAAAGGAGCCGACTTCCAATTTGAGATTCCGCTGCAGCCCACGGACTTCGCGCCGGCTCAAGTGTATCAGCGTGGTCATGATCGCGAACTCCAGGGCATGCGCGTGCTGGTGGTGGATGACAATGAAACCAACCGCTGGATCCTGGAAGCCCAGAGCAAGGCCTGGGGCATGGTGCCGCGCAGCACGGCTGCTCCCGCAGAGGCCCTGTCATGGATCGAACGAGGCGATCCCTTCGACATTGCGATCCTGGACGGCCACATGCCGGGCATGAACGGCTTTGAACTCGCGGAAAAGATCAACGCGCATGTGCCGCTGCAGCAAATGCCCGTGCTGGTACTCACCTCTCTGGGGGACTCCAGTGCCTCCGACAGCAGGCCCGGTGTCAGCACGGTCATCTCCAAGCCACTGAAGACCCAGGCCCTGTACGAGAGCCTCCTGCGCCTGCTGGGGAGTGACAAGAACACGCCACGACGCAAGGCTGCTCCCGCCTCCAATCCGCAATGGGCGCTCGACTATCCGCTCAAGATTCTCGTGGCTGAAGACAACCCGGTAAATCAACGGGTCATCTCCCTGGTCCTCGAGAGGCTCGGCTACCGGCCGGAGATTGTGGCCAATGGTCTCGAAGTGCTCACGGCGCTGCAGCGCAAAAAGTATGATCTCATCCTCATGGATGTGCAGATGCCGGAGATGGATGGACTCCAGGCCTCGCGTGAAATCTGCCGGCTTTACGATCGCGCCAGCCGGCCCCGCATCATCGCGCTGACAGCCAATGCGGTGGCAGGCGACAAGGATGATTGCCTGGCCGCCGGCATGGACAGCTATCTCAGCAAGCCCGTGCGAAGCCAGGAAATCGCCGAGGCGCTTCGCAAGACTTTCGAAGAAAGGCCCAAGGTGGCGACCCAGCCCGAAGCATCCACTCCTTAAGGCGGTTGGCCTCGTCCCTTCCCCCAAAACTCAACCCTTCAGATCCGATGTCTGCAACTCAACCTGCCGTGGTCGACGAAGATCAGTTTCTGCAATGCCTGACCGGCGAGACCGAAATCGATCAGGACCTTCTCCTTCTCTCCATGACCCAGTGTGAAGAAGCGCTCGCGGCCATGTCGCAGGCTCTTCACTCCGGCAATGACGCCGCCTGGCTGCAGGCCACCCACCGCGCCCGGGGCTTCTGTGGCACCATGGGATTCGCCCGCGCCGCCCATCTCTGGAACATCGCCGAATTTGAGGCGAAGACACCGGAGGCCCGCTCGGAATCGATGGCCGTCATACGCAATACCGTGGAAGAACTGCGCGCGGAACTGCGCGCGCGCGGCTACGAGATTCCCGACACATGCATTTCCCCCAGTTGATCCCGCATGCAAGCGTGTCCGGCCCAAATCACTTCCCGTCGACCTATCCTCCCTGCGATGGCAGGCGTTGTTGGCATGTTCATGTGCGGGTGTCTGTGTCCCGCTTCTGGTGAGAGTCCCCCCATGCTCGCGCTTGAGAAGCTTCCAGCAGGACAGTCGCCCGCAGCGGGAACGCCTCGCTGGCAGCAGATGCTCAATCCGGACGGGACCTGGAGCGTGCTGAAACTGCAGGGCGCGGAACAAACACCGGGGGCAAAGCCTGGGCCGTCCCTCACCCTTCCGGCAGGAACGGTGCGCTGGGCCGCCATCCTGCCGCCGGAACTCGCCAAGCAGACGGACGGCGGTGTGCAACTCATCGGCAATCTCCAGACGAATCCTCCGACGGTCGAGGAGTGCTCTCCGCTGCGACAGCAGGCTCCCCTGCTCCCGGCGCCGCCCGGGGTGAATCTGGTGCGCAATCTGGAGTGGACCACCTTTGGTGTGGAGGAGCGGGTGCAGGAGAAAAACACCGCTCCTGATACACCCTCATGGACCATGAAGCCGGGTGCGAAACCCGCAGGCCTGTACGCCGCGCGCTCCTGGCGGCTGCCTCTGCTGGGAGGCAAGGAACCGTGGGTACTCCAAGTCGTGGCGCGCGGGTCCGGAAAAATCCGGACGGGCCTCGCCTTCGACAACGGCCGGGGGTTTGGTGACGCGACCATCCTCGAAACACTGGATCTCAAAGACTCGGCGACCACCTATTCCCTGAAGCTGCCCAAGCCACTCGCGGAAGCAAAGCAGTTGCGTGTGGTGCTGCTGGCACCAGATGATCATGCGGCGGAGCTGGAGGTATCTTCCATCTCCTTCCAGCAGGGAGCGGAAGTCGGAGGCGCGCAGGTCGCAAAGGAATCCGAACTCGGCGTGTGGAACTGGTCCACCAAACCGGATGAATGGCGCAGGCTTGAACCTTTGTGGAAGCAGGCTGGTGTCCGGGTGCTGCAACTCGCGTTGCCGAGGGAGTTAAAGGACGGAGCAGATGGTCCCCTGCCTGCCCTGGCCGATCTGCGCAAAGCGGGTTTCCGTGTTGTGGCCGTGGAGGGTGATCCCCACATGATCCTGCCGCAGGAGAAGCCGAACGTTGTAACACGGCACCAGCAACTCTCCGCGCTGCATGGCAAGTACCTCGATGGCATCCAGTACGACGTGGAGCCTTACCTGCTCCCCGGCTTCCGCCTGGAGCCGGAGCTGTGGCACCAGCACTGGCTGCAGATGTATGAAGCGATCACGCCGGGCAAGGCGCCCCTCAAGGTGGAGCCCGTGGTTCCCTTCTGGTTGATTGCCCAGCCCGCCGCGCAAAAACTTCTCAAGGGACTGGCGCCACGCGCCGCACGCATCGTGGTGATGAACTACCGCAGCGACGCCGGCGATGCCGCCGCGTGGGCCACCTCCTGGTTGGAGTGGAGCCTGCAACACCAATGCCCCGTGGCCCTCGCAGTCGAGTGCGGCCCGGTGCCGGATTTGCAGAGCGCCACCTACCGCAAAGCGGAGCGGGGCACGCTCTGGATGAAGTCATGGCCCGGTCATGGCACCGTGGCCGTGCTCTTCGACGGCGAAGTGGAGCCCGGAGCCGGCACCGGCGCCACCACCTTTGCCCTGGCGAGACAAGGCACGGTGTCTGGTGCGGCCACCAGTCTGCAGGGTCAGGATCCTTCCCATGTCGCAGCGTGGCTTCAAGCCATGCGCGAGATCTCCCAACGTCTCGACCTGCCACCCAAGCTCGTGCCGCGTTTGCTGTTGCATGAGCCGAAGGAGGAGCTGCTGCGGTATCTCGGGGAGAGGAAGAAGGAGAATCCGTGAGAGTATTTGCGTGCATTACAAAACATCCCACACCAGCGTTGTGCCTATATGGCGTCTCTGCGATCTGCGCATACCCGCTCGCGGAGGCCACTCACCGATTGATGCATTGGCGCCCTGAAAGGGCGCAGGAGCCCAGCCCAGGGTTAGGGAGCCTTGGCGACCGACACCCTGGGTGGTGTATCAGGATGTATTCGACTCTGAAAGAGTCGCGGAGTCGTCAAATAGGCCCTATGGTCTTGCAGACCATTCGTCGCGCTCCTCGACCCCTTCAGGGTCGGATATTTTTTTGGTGGCAACCCAGGGTGTCGGTCGCTGAGGCTCCCTAACCCTGGGCTGGGCTCCTGTGGTCTTTCAGACCACCCGATGTCTAAAGCAGTCCGTGAATGGATAACGCAAATACTTGTCCCACGACAAGACGCTCAGTTTTCTCTTCTCGCGTATCGTACGATTGTCCGGGAAGCGACCTGATGCGAATACATTATTCTACGACGACGGCGCCTTCGTGAACCCCTTGCGGGTCATCGCGCCCCAGCCTTGTTTCCCGCGAAGGTACTGCCAGATGCCCATCACTCGCCACCAGCTGTTGAGCTGGCGATAACCAAAGTTCTCCACCACGGCACCGATACCCATCCAGAGAAGATCCCTGACGCGGCGATGATGCTGCAGTGAGAACTCCGAGAGGATCATCGCGCCCAAACTGAGGCACAGACCAAAACCAAACACCACGGCGCAGTAGGCCACGAAGAACTGCCAACTGAGAATCCCTGCCAGCGCGCAGAGCGGCACCATCACCAACCCGAGCAGCTCCAGCAGCGGACTGATGACATCAAAGATAAGAAACGAAGGAAGCGCATACATGCCCGCGGATCCATAGCGTGGCCTCCCGAGCATGCCGCGGTGTCTCCAGAGTGTCTCGCACAGGCCGCGCTGCCAGCGAGTGCGCTGACGTGAAAGCACCCTGATCGAGTCAGGTACTTCTGTCCAACATACGGGATCCGGCACATGCCACACCTCGGAAGGCACTCCGTTATCTCCAGCCCAGCGATGCAGGCGCACCACGAGCTCCATGTCTTCACCCACCGTGCCGTGCGCATAGCCGCCGAGTTCCAGCAGCACATCACGACGGAAAATGCCGAACGCACCGGAGATGATGGTCACCGATTGATTCCGCGTCCACGCCATGCGCGCGAGCAGGAAGGCGCGGAGATATTCCACGGCCTGGAAGAGCTCAAGCCAGTGCTTGGGCGGCCGCACTTCCAATACCTGGCCAGCACGCACCTGGCAGCCATTCACCACGCGAATGGTACCGCCGACCGCGAGAGTCGTGTCGGGTGCATCCACAAACGGCCGCACCGCACGCAGAAGCGCATCTGAGTCCAGCAGGGAATCCGCATCCACCGCACACACATAAGGATGTGACGCGAGATCAATCGCCGCATTGAGCGCATCCGCCTTGCCGCCATTTTGTTTGTCGACCACGAGCAGGTTCGGAAGAGCGGCACAGGCATAGATGCCGCGGACGGGCTGATAGGCAGTGCGGCCCGGGAGCGCGCGATGCACCGGGTGCAAGGCGAATGCCTCAATGAGTCTCTCGAGGGTCTTGTCCTTCGAGCCATCATTCACCACGATGATTTCGTATTCTGGATAGCGCAGCGTCAGCGTGGAGCGCAAGCTTTCCACAATGGTGGCTTCTTCATTGTACGCCGGCACCAGTAACGTCATGGGAGGTGTGGCCTCTGACGTGAGCAGCCACCACTCCCGCAGGCGCGAGGCACGGCTGCGCGCGCGAAGAAACTCCGGCAGGGCCTTCATCAGCTGCACGAGGTAGATGCTGTTCTGCGCGACCTGCAGCACCAGGATCACTCCTGCCGTGATCCAGACGGCCCGGTGAAACCACACGTCATCCAGCCACTCGACATTCATCAGGCGTGGAGGAGTGTGGTTGTCGCAGTTTCCGGCGGGTTGGACTGGGTGGCTTCACGAATGATGGACTCCAGCAGCGGATCCTGTGGCGCCATGGACACCAGATGATCCCAAGAGCGGCCGCCCCATGTCGCCAGCGCGTGTACTGCCGTGCGGCGCACTTCGAAATGGCGGTCCATGGCCAGGTACTCCAGCACGGTGGTGGCGGTATTGTCTCCACGCATGGAGCGGGCATAGCGCGCCACGGCGAGCCGCACATTCGCATCCGGATCCCGGGCGAGGACAGCGACGGCTTCTATGTGCTGGGGATCGGCCAGCCGCTCCAGGGCATCCACCGCAGTTGCACGCACCTTGGCAGAAGGATCCGCGAGATAGGTCGCCACCTGCGTGGCATACATGAAGTCACCCGCCACGGCGAGGCCGTCCAGCAGCAGGGTTTTTTCACGCGCATCCGTGGCGCTCTGCAGGAGCCAGCTCAGCGTAGGACTCTGGCCCGGAGCCATGAGGCGAATGATGTCCCGGGTGCGTTCCGACCGCATGGCTTCCGTACCACGCAGCGAGGTCATGATGGTCTGCAGCGAAATGCCGGGCGTGCTGCGAGCCGTCAGCGCATGCGCGGCCTCGAGCCGGACGCTGGGGCGCGGGTCACGCAGGAGCACGGCCAGCTTCTCATCCACCTGCGCGCTGGGTGCCATCCATGCCAGCAGGGCACAGCCTCTCATGCGTGAAGTTTCAGAGGTGCGCTTCAGCAATCGGAAGCCATACGTCTCCGCACCGATGTGCTTGAGCACCTCATGCAAGTTATCCCGGTACTGGCCGCGGAATCGCTCCGCGAGATCACGCAGCAAGCCCAGCACGGCCTCCGTCTCCAGGCGTCCGCGCAGTCGCGGCAGCGAGGCCAGACTCTCTCCCCCCTCCAGCGCAGGCAGCAGCAGGGTCAGCCAGCGATCTGCGATCTGATCGCGCCGCTTGCTCCGGCGATTTTCCCTCATGCGATAGAGCAGCAGGCTGCACCACAGCAACACTGCCACGCTTGCAAAGGTCAGGGCAATGATGGTGAGGATGACCAGTGCTGGCTCTATCAGAGTTTGCGTCATTTCACTTCACTTCAGGTCAGGTTGTGTTTCAAAAGAGACAGCCCATGCTGACCGCCATGCCGTAGCGCACCACAGAGTCCTTCACATCTTCGCGCTCGGCGTCGACACGGACGTGCCAGGTCTCCGAGATTGGCACCACGATGCCAAAAAAGATCGTATACGACTCCAGACTCTGGGCCTGCTGGATGGTTTGATTCGTGAGAGACTCCACGGACTGACCTGCACCCATGCGCACCATCCACCGTTCCTTGGGCTCCCACATGAGGTAGGCCAGCCAACCGTCGGTATTCTCACCGGTGTCATAATGCAGCCGGATCCAGGAGGCACTCACGGTCCATCCACCCTTGATCGCCTGTTCCCAGCCGAGGCGGTACGTGTCCACCTGTGCGGCTTCATAGTCGGCCCACCGTGTCTCCGTCAAAAGCGTGCCGCTGCCAATCCCGCCGAGCTGTTTGTAGAGACGCCAGCGCAGCGCGCCTTCCACATAGCCATTGGCGCTGAAGTCCGCATCGGGAGCGAAGCCGCCGAAGACCGATGCCTGCACACCGGTGGCCACTGGACCTGCCGCGCCGAACTCGAACTGGTGATCATACAACTTGAAGCGCTCGCCGTATTCCCAACGAGCCCAAACGCCCCAGGACTCGATCTTGGTGGAGACTGCGAGGAAGGTGCTCCACCAGTTGTCGCGCTCACCTCTTTCGAAGGTGCTGCCGGTGACTCCGAAGTCCGCACGCCAGTTCTTCTGGTTGTCGATGCGATCAAGCCGCTTCTGGTTGTCCGGTGACGGATCCACTTCCAGCGCACGCACATAGAGCTCGCGCGCCTGTTTGAATTTTGATCGATCAAACTCCAGATCTCCCAGGCCGATGAGTGCGTCCACCTGCTTTGGGTTGACCGCGAGGACTTCCTCGTAGTAGCGCCTGGCTTCCCCCGGATCGCCACGCCAACCTGCGATGCGACCGCGCATGACCAGGACCTCCTCATTCTTCGGGAATTCGGCGTCGAGCGAGGCGAGGCGTTCGTCAGCGGCAGCATAGTCGGACTTCCACGCCATGACACGCGCCTCCGCGACACGGAGGTCATAGTCCTTGGGCGCAATCGCCAGGCCCTTTCTCAAGGCCACGAGTGACTCGTCATTCTTTCCCTGCCAGCCCAGCACGGTGCCGTAGTGGAACCACGCTTCGACATTCCCCGGCTTCTCCGCGAGTGCCTTCTTCAGCAGGGTCGTGGCTTCCTCCAGGCGTCCGGCCTGCTTTGCTGCGATGGCGTCTTCATAGACTCCGGCCAGGATCCGGCCGCAGCACATGAAGGCGAGCAACGGCGTGAGCCACGGGATGGAGAATCCCCGGCCCCTCACGCAGCGACTCCTCCCGCAAGGATACGGCTCACCCTCGCCAGCAACTCTGCCGGGCTGAAGGGCTTGGTGAGGTAGTCATTGGCCCCTTCATCCAGGGCCCCCACCACATCCGTCTCGCGATTGCGGGCGGAGAGCATCAATACGGGAATGGAAGCAGTCTCAGGGAGGCGGCGCAATTCGCGCAGCGTCGCAAAGCCATCGAGCACGGGCATCATCCCATCCAGGATGATCAAAGACGGTCGCTCGGTGAGAGCGAGGCGCAGGCATTCGTTGCCGTCATACGCAGACATCATCCTCCAGTTCTGCTGCGCCGCTTTGAAAGCTAGCACGCGATGCAGGAGGACGTCGTCATCAGCGAGTAGAACGAGGGGCTGTTTCACTGCGGAATTTTACCATAATTTTCATAACTCCGAACCAAAAATCGGAGTGAAATAGCATTCAAAATCACTAGGTAATCCCTTTAGCCTGATGCGCAGATCAGGTTTCTTCCGGAAAAAAGTTACTCCGCGATGAATTTTTCCAGGTCGGGGGTGAGAGGGGCCGTCCAGCGATGCTCCAGCTCCGGCGTTCTCACCTCCAGCACGTGGGAATGCAGCGCCTGCCGGGGGAGCAGCAGCCGCTCCTCAAGCGACGGAGTCCAGTTCGTCTCCATGAACTCAAGGTAGCATTCCTCGTCCACGCCATAGAGCTTGTCTCCCACGATGGGGTATCCGGTGAATTGCAGGTGCACGCGAATCTGGTGCATGCGCCCCGTGTGCGGCGCAGCCTCCACCAGCGCGAAGGGCTCCACGCGGCCATCCGCCAGCGTTTTTTCAAACCGCTTCAGCACGTGGAAATCCGTGAGGCACGGCGCGCCATGGGGATGCACGCACTGCTTCACCCAGATGCGGGACTCCATGACATCTCCCTGGCGCAGGAGGGGCTCCTCTATTTCCAGATCATCCCACTCCGGCCAGCCGTGAACAATCGCGAGGTAGGTCTTGTGCATCTGGCGACGCATCATGGCCTTGCCCAATTCACGCGCGGTGCGGCTTGTCTTGGCCACCAGCACCACGCCGCTGGTTTCACGGTCGAGACGGTTGATGATGGAAACCTGACCGCCATTCACCAGTTCATAGCGCAACAGCTCGCGCAGGCCATCCCACAAGGTGAGACCGGTGTCTGAGGGTTTGCTGGGGTGGATCTGCAGGGGCGCCGGCTTGTTCACCACGAGCCATTCGTCCGTTTCCTCCAGGACGGTGAAATGGTAGTTGGAGGCCAGTGGCTGAGGCATTTGTACTCAATGTAGCTAGGACCGGGCACGGTGCATCTGCAAGCAGTGCGTCCGATTTCCCTCGAAATCCGGCCGGGGTGTGTCACGCTTGTTCCGTACCAACCAACCCCTGTTTCCTGCCATGATGCTGCTTCGGGTCATCCTGTTCCTATCACTGGCATGCGGTCTCTCGCACGCCACGGAAGCGACGTCGACAACTTCCGAGGTGAAGAAGGAGTCCACGCTGGAGCAATCCAAGGTGACGACAACCGCACCTGCTGCTGCTCCCACCGTGCTGACAAACACGGATGCGGAGGTGGATGCGCACCTCAAAAAGATCGCGGACGATCCCCGGCTGCCGGGTGTCGCCTTGTCTGAAGGCATCAGCCAGATCACGGGCACAGCCATCAGTCCTCTGCTTGGCGTGAGCGCGCTGGGCGCGTGGAAGTACTTCCAGACACCCGCGCATCAGCGTCATCTTCTACCGTGGTACTGCCATCCCTGGGCTTGGGGCCTTGGGCTCGGCCTGATCTCGATTGTGCTGCTGAAGGATGTGTTCGGCGCCACGGCACCTGCCCTCGTGAAGAAGCCTCTGGACTTCATGGAACTCTTCGAAGACAAGGCCAGCGCACTGGTGGCCAGCACTGCCTTTGTGCCGCTCGTCGCGCTCGCCATGGCCCAGATGAATGCCATCCCGGTGCAGGACGCCGCCCATGCAACGACCAGCATGATCACGCCCGCGGAAGTGGGCTTCGCCACCGCCTCGCCACAGCTCGCCTTCCTGGACAACTCGTGGGTGCGGTTCGCCATCTACACGCCGGTGATGATGCTCTGCTTCCTCGTGGTGTGGCTGTCTTCACACGCCATCAATGTGCTCATCGCGCTCTCGCCGTTCGGCCTGGTGGATATCGCGCTGAAGTTTTCCAAGCTCTTCCTGCTGCTCCTGGTGACGGGCGCCTCGCTGGTCCACCCATTGCTGGGTCTGGTGGTGTGCCTGCCCATTATCGCGCTGGCGGTGTACATGTCCGGCTGGGCGTTTCGGTTCACCGTCTTTGGCACCGTCTTTGGCTGGGACCTTCTGTTTGGCCGGAAGGCGGACAAGGAGGACCTCAAGAACGGCATCCGCTGCTTCACCGCACGCAAGACCCAGGGAGTGCCGATACGCACCTATGGCAAGCTCAAGGTGAATGGCCTGGGCATGCATTCCTTTCATCACCGCGCCTGGTTGATCTTCCCCGCACGCGAAGTGCCGCTGGATGAACCCATGGATGGCATCACGCGCGGCATGGCGCACCCAACCATCACCCGCAGCGATCTGCAGGGGCGCCCGCGTCCTGCCTTCCTGCTTTCGCCGCGCCATCGTCACTGTGTGGAGGACATCGGCAATCAACTCGGCATCCAGAACTTCGCAGACAGTCCGCTGCGCCGTGGCGCACAAGCCGTGAAGGGATGGTTCGCAGAGGTGACCGTCGCCAGCCGCACCTTGGTGGAGGGCAATCCTGCTGCCAGCCCACCTCTGCCGAAACTGCAGTAGCACCCGTGTGTCAGCGAGACGGCGGAGCCAGCGGGCGACGCCGAGGGAAGCCGGTAGTCTTGTCTCGTTTGGCGCATCGACGAGGCATTCTGCACGCTTGATCCACCGACAATGGCTGCGGAGCACTGCGAACTTGAATAAGTATTTAGAGCCATTTTCCTCCCGGCTGTATGAAATTTATTGCTCCTCACTCTAATCACACAACACCGAGGAATCTCTCCCATGTTCTGGCTCTCCGCGCTCGTCACCGGCCTCACCACTTCGGCGTTTATCTGGTGGCTCCTTGAAAACTACGGACCTTGGCAAAAAACGACCGAGGCCCTCGAAGCTCAACGGCAGGAAATCGAAAAGCTTCAGGCGACCGTCGAGGCACTGAAGAACGAACAGGCCCAAGCCGCGAAGGAAACGGAAAAGCCCAAACTCACCGCTTCTGCGGACAAGGGATCTTCCGTTTCCCGTGTGCAGTTCGAGGCGGAGTTCCGCATCTACCAAGAGGTACACGGACTCGCTCATGAAGTCGTGGCAGCGCACGCGAAAGTGTACCCTGACGAAGCGTTCCTGATGGCTCCGGCGGATGAAACACAGAAGCGCTTCATCGGTGCGCAGCTCAAACTCACCGAATGCCTCGCTAAAGGCGAGCCCTTCTTCGAACCGCGCGTATTTGAGAGCTACAAGCTGCTCGAGGAATTGATCCTCAATCAAAAGGTGGCGCTCCTGCAAGCCGCCGGCCGAGGGGGTGGCGATCCCAAGAACCGCAAGACCGATCGCAAAGCCATCACGCTTGCGCTGCAAAAATGCTCGGATGTGATCCGCAACCGCATCTCCAACGTGGCGGTGGTGGCGTCCTGAGTTGTAGAGACGTCGCGTAAGCTCAAGGAGTGGGGGCATTCGTGCCCCCATTTTTTTTTGGCAACTACGTTTGCGGGTGTTCGACAACGCTATCGCGTCAGCGGAGCGATTGTCCCGCAGGGAGCGGCACTAGCCTTAGTGCCGGCGGTGAACAAAATGGGGTGCGGAGCCTTTCCTTCCGAAGTTCTACGGACGTTTCCAAGCTCCCAGCGTGGCTACGCTGCAAATGACGGCACTAAGCTAGTGCCGCTCCCCGCGAGCCGCTGTCTCCTGTCTTGGGGCGTATTGCCCGGAAGCGTTCATTCACGCTGCAATGGGGACAGGAATGTCCCCACTCCTTGACCTATCGCGACGCGACGGGAGAT
Protein-coding regions in this window:
- a CDS encoding tetratricopeptide repeat protein → MRGRGFSIPWLTPLLAFMCCGRILAGVYEDAIAAKQAGRLEEATTLLKKALAEKPGNVEAWFHYGTVLGWQGKNDESLVALRKGLAIAPKDYDLRVAEARVMAWKSDYAAADERLASLDAEFPKNEEVLVMRGRIAGWRGDPGEARRYYEEVLAVNPKQVDALIGLGDLEFDRSKFKQARELYVRALEVDPSPDNQKRLDRIDNQKNWRADFGVTGSTFERGERDNWWSTFLAVSTKIESWGVWARWEYGERFKLYDHQFEFGAAGPVATGVQASVFGGFAPDADFSANGYVEGALRWRLYKQLGGIGSGTLLTETRWADYEAAQVDTYRLGWEQAIKGGWTVSASWIRLHYDTGENTDGWLAYLMWEPKERWMVRMGAGQSVESLTNQTIQQAQSLESYTIFFGIVVPISETWHVRVDAEREDVKDSVVRYGMAVSMGCLF
- a CDS encoding HEAT repeat domain-containing protein codes for the protein MTQTLIEPALVILTIIALTFASVAVLLWCSLLLYRMRENRRSKRRDQIADRWLTLLLPALEGGESLASLPRLRGRLETEAVLGLLRDLAERFRGQYRDNLHEVLKHIGAETYGFRLLKRTSETSRMRGCALLAWMAPSAQVDEKLAVLLRDPRPSVRLEAAHALTARSTPGISLQTIMTSLRGTEAMRSERTRDIIRLMAPGQSPTLSWLLQSATDAREKTLLLDGLAVAGDFMYATQVATYLADPSAKVRATAVDALERLADPQHIEAVAVLARDPDANVRLAVARYARSMRGDNTATTVLEYLAMDRHFEVRRTAVHALATWGGRSWDHLVSMAPQDPLLESIIREATQSNPPETATTTLLHA
- a CDS encoding response regulator: MKQPLVLLADDDVLLHRVLAFKAAQQNWRMMSAYDGNECLRLALTERPSLIILDGMMPVLDGFATLRELRRLPETASIPVLMLSARNRETDVVGALDEGANDYLTKPFSPAELLARVSRILAGGVAA
- a CDS encoding RluA family pseudouridine synthase, which codes for MPQPLASNYHFTVLEETDEWLVVNKPAPLQIHPSKPSDTGLTLWDGLRELLRYELVNGGQVSIINRLDRETSGVVLVAKTSRTARELGKAMMRRQMHKTYLAIVHGWPEWDDLEIEEPLLRQGDVMESRIWVKQCVHPHGAPCLTDFHVLKRFEKTLADGRVEPFALVEAAPHTGRMHQIRVHLQFTGYPIVGDKLYGVDEECYLEFMETNWTPSLEERLLLPRQALHSHVLEVRTPELEHRWTAPLTPDLEKFIAE
- a CDS encoding glycosyltransferase family 2 protein, which translates into the protein MNVEWLDDVWFHRAVWITAGVILVLQVAQNSIYLVQLMKALPEFLRARSRASRLREWWLLTSEATPPMTLLVPAYNEEATIVESLRSTLTLRYPEYEIIVVNDGSKDKTLERLIEAFALHPVHRALPGRTAYQPVRGIYACAALPNLLVVDKQNGGKADALNAAIDLASHPYVCAVDADSLLDSDALLRAVRPFVDAPDTTLAVGGTIRVVNGCQVRAGQVLEVRPPKHWLELFQAVEYLRAFLLARMAWTRNQSVTIISGAFGIFRRDVLLELGGYAHGTVGEDMELVVRLHRWAGDNGVPSEVWHVPDPVCWTEVPDSIRVLSRQRTRWQRGLCETLWRHRGMLGRPRYGSAGMYALPSFLIFDVISPLLELLGLVMVPLCALAGILSWQFFVAYCAVVFGFGLCLSLGAMILSEFSLQHHRRVRDLLWMGIGAVVENFGYRQLNSWWRVMGIWQYLRGKQGWGAMTRKGFTKAPSS